One segment of Schistocerca cancellata isolate TAMUIC-IGC-003103 chromosome 2, iqSchCanc2.1, whole genome shotgun sequence DNA contains the following:
- the LOC126145404 gene encoding RNA-binding protein squid-like has product MAENQEYEMGNGEYQQDGGEKKFQFDVQQQQQQVNGEGEGTDEAGGGGGDAPADSGSTEAPGRDDDRKLFVGGLSWETTDKELREHFQTYGEIESIIVKTDPSTSRSRGFAFIVFSQAESIDKVFSARDHIINNKKVDP; this is encoded by the coding sequence ATGGCTGAAAATCAGGAGTATGAGATGGGAAATGGAGAGTATCAGCAGGACGGTGGTGAAAAGAAATTCCAGTTTGacgtacagcagcaacagcaacaagttAATGGTGAAGGAGAAGGAACAGATGAGGCTGGGGGAGGTGGTGGTGATGCGCCAGCAGACAGCGGTAGCACAGAAGCACCAGGAAGAGACGATGACAGGAAACTGTTTGTTGGTGGCCTCAGTTGGGAAACAACTGACAAGGAACTTAGGGAACACTTCCAAACATATGGTGAGATTGAGAGTATTATTGTAAAGACTGACCCAAGCACTAGTAGGTCAAGAGGGTTTGCCTTCATTGTTTTCTCACAGGCAGAATCAATAGACAAGGTATTTAGTGCACGGGACcacataataaataacaaaaaagttgACCCctag